The Paenibacillus sp. MBLB1832 genome has a window encoding:
- a CDS encoding alpha-ketoacid dehydrogenase subunit beta: protein MATITYLEAIRSAMQEEMQKDDNVFVLGEDVGKGGVLNTTKGLRDLFGEERVLDTPLAESAIVGVAIGAAMYGMKPIAEIQFADFIFPATNQILSEAAKIRYRSNNDWNCPIVIRAPYGATGAGALYHSQCPESVFFGTPGLKIVAPSNPYDAKGLLKAAIRDADPVLYFEHKKCYLALTADVPEEDYIVPIGKADVKRKGTDITVIAYGMVVNYVLQAAEELAKEGISAHVLDLRTLQPLDKEAILEAVRHTGKVLITHEDNKTGGVGAEVSAIIAEELLFELDAPIARLCGPDVPAVGSNPPMEKFFLLNADKLKDAMRQLALF from the coding sequence ATGGCGACAATTACGTATTTGGAAGCAATCCGTTCTGCGATGCAGGAAGAAATGCAAAAGGACGATAATGTTTTCGTCCTTGGTGAAGACGTAGGGAAAGGCGGCGTGTTGAACACGACGAAAGGTCTTCGAGACCTATTCGGCGAGGAGCGCGTCCTGGATACACCTCTTGCCGAGTCCGCCATTGTAGGTGTGGCGATTGGCGCCGCGATGTACGGTATGAAACCGATCGCAGAAATTCAATTCGCAGATTTCATTTTCCCAGCAACGAATCAAATTCTAAGCGAAGCGGCCAAAATCCGTTACCGCTCCAATAATGACTGGAACTGTCCAATTGTTATCCGTGCGCCGTATGGTGCGACGGGAGCAGGCGCATTGTACCATTCCCAGTGCCCAGAGTCTGTGTTCTTCGGCACGCCTGGTTTGAAAATTGTAGCTCCATCGAATCCCTATGATGCGAAGGGATTATTAAAAGCGGCGATTCGAGACGCTGATCCTGTCCTTTATTTTGAACATAAGAAATGTTACTTGGCGTTAACGGCTGACGTTCCAGAAGAAGATTATATCGTTCCGATTGGGAAAGCGGATGTGAAACGCAAAGGAACAGATATTACGGTCATTGCTTACGGGATGGTTGTGAATTATGTGCTGCAGGCAGCCGAGGAGTTGGCGAAGGAAGGCATTTCCGCGCACGTGCTTGATTTGCGTACACTTCAGCCGCTAGACAAAGAAGCAATCCTGGAAGCGGTTCGCCACACAGGCAAAGTATTGATCACGCATGAAGATAACAAAACGGGCGGTGTTGGTGCCGAAGTTTCCGCGATTATCGCGGAAGAACTATTATTCGAACTTGATGCGCCGATTGCCAGATTGTGCGGCCCTGACGTTCCAGCTGTAGGCAGCAACCCTCCGATGGAGAAGTTCTTCCTGCTGAACGCAGACAAGCTCAAAGACGCGATGCGCCAATTAGCTTTGTTCTAA
- a CDS encoding thiamine pyrophosphate-dependent dehydrogenase E1 component subunit alpha: MSIGQLYKHRSLGLSDEEALRMYTVMSLAAKYDERAFMLQRAGKIPFHVSGMGQYAGQVGMAFAMKANHDYFLPYYRDYAFVLSVGMTVKDLMLAVFCKAEDVNSGGRQMAGHFGDKKNHIVTGSSPVTTQVPHATGFALAAKMKKQDFVTFVSFGEGSSNQGDFHEGCNFAGVHKLPVIFVCENNQYAISVPLHKQVAGKIADRAIGYGFPGVRVDGSDVLEMYRVTKEARERASRGEGPTLIEMMSYRLMPHSTSDDDMLYRTKEEVEENRQKDGILKYKEYLIACELWSEEQDRELQERQKQEINEATKYADLAPYPKPEDTLLHVYAEGDGN, encoded by the coding sequence ATGTCCATTGGTCAGCTATATAAGCACAGAAGTTTAGGATTATCAGATGAAGAAGCACTACGGATGTATACGGTGATGAGTCTTGCCGCGAAATATGATGAGCGTGCCTTCATGCTTCAACGCGCTGGGAAAATTCCTTTCCACGTTTCAGGGATGGGTCAGTATGCGGGACAAGTGGGTATGGCTTTCGCCATGAAAGCGAATCATGACTACTTCTTGCCGTACTATCGCGATTATGCGTTTGTTCTTTCCGTAGGGATGACAGTGAAAGACCTTATGCTGGCTGTTTTCTGCAAAGCGGAAGATGTGAACAGCGGCGGCAGACAAATGGCAGGACATTTCGGCGATAAGAAAAATCATATCGTGACAGGCTCTTCTCCTGTGACGACGCAAGTGCCGCATGCGACAGGGTTCGCTTTGGCAGCTAAAATGAAAAAGCAAGACTTCGTTACATTCGTTTCCTTCGGCGAAGGCTCAAGTAATCAAGGCGACTTCCACGAAGGTTGCAACTTTGCAGGCGTACATAAACTGCCGGTTATTTTTGTATGTGAGAACAATCAATACGCGATTTCCGTGCCATTGCATAAGCAAGTTGCAGGTAAAATTGCAGATCGTGCAATTGGCTATGGCTTCCCAGGCGTTCGCGTCGATGGCAGCGATGTCTTGGAAATGTATCGCGTGACCAAGGAAGCCAGAGAACGCGCATCGCGTGGAGAAGGCCCGACGCTGATTGAGATGATGTCGTACCGCCTTATGCCGCATTCGACTTCGGATGACGACATGCTCTACCGTACCAAGGAAGAAGTCGAAGAAAACCGTCAGAAAGATGGTATTTTGAAATATAAAGAGTATCTGATTGCTTGTGAGCTGTGGAGTGAAGAACAAGATCGCGAGTTGCAAGAGCGTCAGAAACAAGAAATTAACGAAGCGACGAAGTATGCTGATCTTGCCCCTTATCCGAAGCCGGAAGATACGCTTCTTCATGTTTATGCGGAAGGAGATGGCAACTAA
- the lpdA gene encoding dihydrolipoyl dehydrogenase gives MSEHRYDVVVLGGGIGGYTAAIRAAQLGKTVGIVEKEKMGGTCLHQGCIPSKALLRSAEMFAAMKHSEDYGISAENVSLNFERVLERKDRIVNQLHQGLQFLMKKNKITIHHGNGRVIGPSIFSPRSGAVSVEKEEGDIETLLSNNLIIATGSRPRSLPGLEIDGTYIMTSEDALRMETLPKSVIIIGGGVIGVEWASMLHDFGVEVTIVEVDNRLVNLEDKDVSKELERLFKKRGIKLETGAKLISESVKVADGSVTLQVDKQGELQELSAERVLVSVGRVANVEGIGLENTDVKIDKGVIRVNASMQTSESHIYAVGDVIGGLMLAHMAGHEGIVAAEHLAGHQPEELQAHLVAKCTYTRPEIASVGWTQEQAEAKGHQVKVGKFSFKGVGKALVYGDSDGFVKVIADKETNDILGVHMIGPQVTNSITEAALAQVLNATPWEVGQTIHPHPTLSEALGEAMLAVDGIAISG, from the coding sequence ATGAGTGAACATAGATATGATGTTGTCGTCTTGGGCGGAGGCATTGGCGGGTACACAGCAGCTATTCGAGCAGCACAATTAGGCAAGACAGTTGGGATCGTTGAAAAGGAGAAAATGGGCGGAACCTGCTTGCATCAGGGTTGTATCCCAAGCAAGGCGCTACTGCGCAGTGCGGAGATGTTTGCCGCGATGAAACATAGTGAAGATTATGGGATCTCGGCAGAGAATGTTTCGCTGAACTTTGAGCGAGTCCTGGAACGCAAGGACCGCATAGTGAATCAACTTCATCAAGGTCTGCAATTTCTGATGAAAAAAAATAAAATTACGATTCACCACGGCAATGGCCGAGTCATTGGTCCTTCGATCTTCTCGCCTCGCAGCGGCGCTGTTTCGGTTGAGAAAGAAGAAGGTGATATCGAGACGCTGTTATCTAACAATTTAATCATCGCAACAGGATCTAGACCTCGCAGCTTGCCTGGATTAGAGATCGATGGCACTTACATTATGACGAGTGAAGATGCTTTGCGGATGGAAACACTGCCGAAGTCGGTTATTATTATTGGCGGCGGCGTGATTGGTGTAGAGTGGGCATCCATGCTACATGATTTTGGAGTCGAGGTCACGATTGTTGAAGTGGACAACCGATTGGTGAATCTAGAAGACAAGGATGTTTCAAAGGAACTAGAACGCCTCTTTAAGAAACGCGGGATTAAATTGGAAACAGGCGCTAAGCTGATTTCTGAATCCGTCAAAGTTGCTGATGGCAGTGTGACGTTGCAGGTGGACAAACAGGGTGAGCTGCAAGAATTGTCAGCGGAACGAGTATTAGTTTCAGTTGGACGCGTTGCGAATGTAGAAGGCATAGGTCTTGAAAATACAGATGTGAAAATTGATAAAGGCGTCATTCGCGTGAACGCTTCTATGCAAACGTCGGAGTCACACATTTATGCGGTTGGCGATGTGATTGGCGGATTAATGCTTGCGCATATGGCAGGACATGAAGGGATCGTCGCGGCTGAGCACCTTGCGGGACATCAGCCAGAGGAGCTTCAAGCGCATCTAGTGGCGAAGTGCACCTATACAAGACCTGAGATCGCCAGCGTCGGTTGGACGCAGGAACAAGCCGAAGCGAAAGGTCACCAAGTAAAAGTTGGTAAATTTAGTTTCAAAGGGGTGGGTAAAGCGCTGGTGTACGGGGATTCCGATGGCTTCGTGAAAGTGATTGCAGATAAAGAGACGAACGATATTCTTGGTGTGCACATGATCGGACCGCAAGTGACGAACAGTATTACGGAAGCCGCGTTGGCCCAAGTACTGAATGCGACACCGTGGGAAGTTGGACAGACGATTCATCCGCATCCGACATTGTCAGAAGCATTGGGAGAAGCGATGTTGGCTGTTGATGGTATCGCAATTAGTGGATAA
- a CDS encoding DUF2627 domain-containing protein, protein MKAPFYRFIAILLLVIPGLTATYGFLAMKDAFFAQFDADSGMLWGKFFLGLLLFLLGVAFIGGWTFFRDRKRNYLAPRFKPKRKK, encoded by the coding sequence ATGAAAGCACCGTTTTATCGCTTTATCGCTATTCTTCTACTCGTAATTCCAGGCCTTACCGCTACGTATGGGTTTCTTGCGATGAAAGATGCTTTTTTCGCTCAATTCGATGCCGACAGCGGTATGCTTTGGGGGAAATTTTTCTTAGGTTTACTGTTGTTTCTCTTAGGGGTTGCTTTTATTGGCGGATGGACATTCTTCCGTGATCGCAAGCGCAACTATTTAGCCCCACGCTTCAAGCCTAAACGCAAGAAATAG
- the steA gene encoding putative cytokinetic ring protein SteA, protein MPSNRILVCSHSDLEESEAMRFVDNKVKAVIHCGPVMSGQIPRQGPLLLLQHGILIWEVAVSYQSIFIPDAEAILFSDYLLIGEYQVPCRLYGKEDWLRDQQVASEHWENRQELFLAHTLAYAENQKNEIFKPLPELLLRTKFDGKHVVIVSNGKGYLTELEAASRLWRRLRSVLIGVGEVADHLLASGFIPDLVIAERHQISERVWTCGAEIVIHTRKMDQDIQQPRQFSSPTRYHELNGLGSTEDVALRLAYEQGGERLMTVGVQLHMHEFMASGMPEMGSSLLVRLRIGDRLVDMKSLSVLQEAAQPPRREFLSTLILCGVFIGLSFLQLHWILQRAVHTVWKLVGL, encoded by the coding sequence ATGCCGTCAAACCGAATCTTAGTATGCTCCCACAGCGATCTAGAAGAGTCAGAAGCTATGCGGTTCGTCGATAACAAAGTGAAAGCTGTCATTCATTGTGGACCCGTCATGAGCGGTCAAATACCGAGGCAAGGACCGTTGCTGCTTCTTCAACACGGTATTCTTATTTGGGAGGTCGCGGTCAGTTATCAATCCATATTTATTCCGGATGCAGAGGCCATTTTATTTTCAGATTACTTGTTGATTGGGGAGTATCAAGTACCTTGTCGTTTATACGGGAAGGAAGATTGGCTGCGCGATCAGCAAGTTGCCAGTGAACATTGGGAGAATCGTCAGGAGCTCTTCCTTGCACATACTCTCGCTTATGCAGAGAATCAGAAGAATGAAATATTCAAACCATTACCTGAGCTTTTGCTCCGTACGAAATTCGATGGTAAACACGTTGTGATCGTTTCGAATGGGAAAGGATACTTGACGGAACTTGAAGCGGCAAGCCGACTGTGGCGTCGACTCCGATCAGTCCTAATTGGAGTTGGTGAAGTTGCGGATCATTTGCTCGCAAGTGGCTTTATTCCGGATCTTGTAATCGCAGAGCGTCATCAGATATCGGAGCGAGTGTGGACATGCGGTGCGGAAATCGTCATACATACGCGCAAGATGGATCAAGATATACAGCAGCCAAGGCAATTTAGCAGTCCGACTAGGTATCATGAGTTGAATGGTTTAGGTAGTACGGAGGATGTGGCGCTTCGCTTGGCGTATGAGCAGGGCGGAGAACGACTGATGACGGTTGGCGTGCAGTTGCATATGCACGAATTTATGGCGAGCGGGATGCCAGAAATGGGGAGTTCTTTGCTAGTGCGCCTGCGTATTGGCGACAGGCTGGTGGATATGAAGAGTTTGAGTGTTCTACAAGAAGCTGCTCAACCCCCGCGAAGAGAATTCCTATCAACGCTTATTCTGTGCGGAGTGTTTATCGGACTTAGCTTCCTTCAGCTGCACTGGATTCTCCAAAGAGCCGTCCATACGGTCTGGAAGCTGGTTGGCTTGTAG
- a CDS encoding MBL fold metallo-hydrolase: MLVTVGIIVGLIVLFLVFMRVYPVFGRKPSKLAASGYMQSPQYKQGKFENPIPAMTNMNFSATLGILRDMLKGSPRRRPADPLPMAAPRFSTSGELTVTWFGHSASLLTIEGKTLLLDPMFGRTPSPFPWFGKPRYSAGLPIELDQLPSIDAVLLSHDHYDHLDYGSIQQIKHKVAKFIVPLGVSSHLIRWGIPADIISEYDWWDELNFQGLQLVCTPANHFSGRSINDRGATLWCSWVIKGERKSVFFSGDSGYAPHFKQIGQKYGPFDLTLMECGQYEERWADIHMMPEETVQAHLDVKGKVMLPIHWGAFTLALHDWNDPVIRAAKVAETLGVEMVVPQIGQTITMQGDSVIPFPNSSWWAEA; encoded by the coding sequence ATGTTGGTAACAGTCGGAATAATTGTTGGGTTGATTGTTTTGTTTCTCGTTTTTATGCGTGTGTACCCTGTTTTCGGGCGGAAACCGTCAAAGCTTGCTGCAAGCGGTTATATGCAATCTCCCCAATACAAGCAAGGGAAATTTGAAAATCCGATTCCTGCGATGACGAATATGAATTTCTCGGCAACGCTCGGCATACTTCGAGATATGCTCAAAGGAAGTCCTCGTCGACGTCCAGCTGATCCGCTCCCTATGGCTGCCCCGCGATTCTCGACGTCAGGAGAATTGACCGTCACGTGGTTCGGTCATTCGGCCAGCTTGCTAACCATAGAAGGCAAAACATTGCTCTTAGATCCGATGTTTGGCAGAACACCATCGCCATTCCCGTGGTTCGGCAAGCCGCGATATAGCGCCGGTTTACCCATAGAGTTAGATCAACTTCCAAGCATTGATGCAGTACTATTATCCCATGATCATTATGATCATCTGGATTATGGTTCGATCCAGCAAATCAAGCACAAAGTCGCAAAATTCATCGTGCCACTTGGCGTTTCCAGCCATTTAATTCGGTGGGGCATTCCCGCGGACATCATCTCCGAGTATGATTGGTGGGATGAATTGAACTTTCAAGGACTTCAATTAGTCTGTACGCCTGCCAATCACTTCTCAGGGCGCAGCATTAATGACCGCGGCGCTACCTTATGGTGCTCTTGGGTTATCAAAGGGGAGCGTAAAAGCGTCTTTTTTAGCGGGGATAGCGGGTATGCACCTCATTTTAAACAAATTGGTCAAAAGTATGGCCCCTTCGATCTCACGCTCATGGAATGCGGTCAGTATGAAGAGCGATGGGCAGATATTCATATGATGCCAGAAGAAACGGTTCAGGCCCATTTGGATGTAAAAGGGAAGGTCATGCTGCCTATTCATTGGGGAGCTTTTACCCTCGCTTTGCACGACTGGAATGATCCTGTTATTCGTGCAGCGAAGGTTGCAGAGACGCTTGGCGTAGAGATGGTAGTACCGCAGATTGGCCAAACGATTACCATGCAAGGTGATTCTGTAATTCCGTTCCCTAACAGTTCCTGGTGGGCAGAGGCATAG
- a CDS encoding YjcZ family sporulation protein has protein sequence MSCGVGVGTSAAAVLVLFILLVIITSAFVW, from the coding sequence ATGAGTTGTGGAGTTGGCGTAGGTACTTCTGCAGCAGCTGTCTTGGTACTTTTCATCTTGTTGGTTATCATCACTAGCGCATTTGTTTGGTAA
- the spoIVB gene encoding SpoIVB peptidase, translating to MQSNKRKRLFGLLLVFFVCLVSMSPPFQSFASFPQELRLFSGQGKQLQLTMPVSAQVTVKDTDIVKVNGNAEHSFQVNLNEPISLQSDHSGQTEMKLKLFGAIPIKTVKVNVVPDLKVIPGGQTIGVKIKSAGILVVGHHLVTVASEQKVSPGEEAKIQVGDLITKINGKDSKDVSKVAELVAKSGESKNPLVLQILRNNQEIVVKLQPVYDVVDKSYRLGLYIRDSAAGVGTLTFYAPDQGVYGALGHVITDMDTQTPIIVGDGDIVYSNVTSISKSRGGDPGEKHATLYKDSKIIGNIERNTAFGIFGKMYAAPDHSLEKEAIPVAFAEEVKEGPAQIYTVLEGQKVEKFDIQVVHVSKQDVPGTKGMVIKITDPRLLDKTGGIVQGMSGSPIIQNGKLIGAVTHVFVNDPTSGYGCYIEWMLQDSGIILRPTSNDAYKESKAS from the coding sequence GTGCAATCCAACAAAAGAAAAAGATTGTTCGGACTCCTGCTCGTCTTCTTCGTTTGCTTGGTAAGTATGTCCCCGCCTTTTCAGAGCTTCGCCTCTTTTCCGCAGGAGCTTCGCTTATTTAGCGGTCAAGGGAAGCAGCTTCAATTAACAATGCCGGTCAGCGCCCAGGTTACGGTCAAGGATACGGATATTGTAAAGGTTAACGGCAACGCCGAGCACTCATTTCAAGTTAATTTAAACGAACCCATTTCTCTACAATCGGATCACTCTGGACAAACGGAAATGAAACTCAAATTGTTCGGTGCGATCCCGATTAAGACCGTCAAAGTCAATGTTGTACCTGATTTAAAAGTGATCCCAGGGGGCCAGACCATCGGAGTGAAAATTAAGTCTGCTGGTATTTTGGTCGTAGGTCATCATCTAGTGACTGTTGCCTCAGAGCAAAAAGTTTCACCAGGGGAAGAAGCCAAAATTCAAGTTGGCGATCTCATTACGAAAATTAATGGCAAAGATTCAAAGGATGTTAGCAAAGTGGCTGAGCTTGTGGCCAAGTCTGGCGAGAGCAAAAATCCACTCGTATTGCAAATTCTTCGGAATAATCAAGAAATCGTTGTAAAGCTGCAGCCCGTCTATGATGTCGTGGACAAGTCGTATCGTTTGGGGCTGTATATTCGGGATTCAGCAGCAGGGGTTGGCACTTTGACCTTCTATGCGCCTGATCAGGGCGTGTACGGCGCCTTGGGTCACGTTATCACCGATATGGACACGCAGACACCTATTATTGTTGGCGATGGGGACATCGTGTATTCAAACGTTACCTCCATATCGAAGAGCCGCGGAGGCGATCCAGGCGAGAAACATGCAACGCTCTACAAAGACAGTAAAATTATTGGCAATATTGAGCGAAATACGGCATTTGGCATTTTCGGAAAAATGTATGCAGCACCTGATCACAGCTTAGAAAAAGAGGCGATTCCTGTAGCTTTTGCGGAAGAAGTGAAAGAAGGTCCCGCACAAATCTACACGGTGCTTGAAGGGCAGAAGGTAGAGAAGTTCGATATTCAAGTTGTTCATGTATCGAAACAAGATGTGCCAGGCACCAAAGGCATGGTCATCAAGATTACAGATCCGCGTTTATTAGATAAAACAGGCGGTATTGTGCAAGGAATGAGCGGTTCTCCGATTATTCAAAATGGTAAATTGATTGGGGCTGTCACGCATGTATTCGTGAATGACCCGACAAGCGGCTATGGCTGCTATATTGAGTGGATGCTGCAGGACTCCGGTATTATTTTGCGGCCAACTTCAAATGATGCTTACAAAGAATCAAAGGCGAGTTAA
- the recN gene encoding DNA repair protein RecN, translated as MLTEISIRNLAVIEHVHIRFKAGFHVLTGETGAGKSIIIDALTLIVGGRGSSDLVRYGADKAEIEAMFELPATHPVWQTLTAFGIEADPSEHLIIRREITSTGKSSSRINGQLVNMTMLRKTGEWLVNIHGQHEHQSLLQVEEHIHSLDLFGDAEIAAAKAAYQASYDQYIKLQKELNDLQETSKQALQMLDLYRFQIDEILAAKLKIGEDEALAEEKRKLANAEKLYQSSSEAYDFLYATNKGLDAAGKAISRLQDIVQLDPAKLSPLLEQAQSAFYQMEDAAYQLRDYRDGIEFNPARLDFIEQRLDSITTLRRKYGENIKEILAYLDKIKDEVDTIENKDENIRKLEEQLTSVEKQLGIHALDLSNLRKGIANDLSVQIEHELRDLQMERTQFRVQIAHIIDDRGIEVDGNKVRYSRQGIDQVEFLMAPNPGEPLRGLSKIASGGELSRIMLAMKAIFARIDQIPVLVFDEVDTGVSGRAAQAIAEKMSVLSRSCQVFSITHLPQVASFADVHFYIRKEVDQERTFTKVHDMPETGRIEELARMLGGVEVTETTLHHAGEMLAMANNKKARV; from the coding sequence ATGCTTACAGAAATTTCGATTCGTAATTTGGCTGTTATTGAACATGTACATATTCGATTTAAGGCAGGCTTTCATGTCTTGACAGGGGAAACAGGCGCTGGTAAATCGATTATCATAGATGCGTTAACACTCATTGTAGGCGGTAGAGGTTCCTCGGATTTAGTTAGGTACGGGGCGGATAAAGCAGAGATAGAAGCGATGTTTGAGCTGCCTGCGACCCACCCAGTTTGGCAGACGCTTACAGCATTCGGGATTGAGGCTGATCCGAGTGAGCATTTAATTATTCGGCGTGAAATTACTTCGACAGGGAAAAGCTCCAGCCGCATCAATGGTCAACTCGTCAATATGACGATGTTGCGTAAGACGGGGGAATGGCTCGTCAATATTCATGGACAACATGAGCACCAATCTCTGCTTCAAGTTGAAGAGCATATTCATTCGTTGGATTTATTCGGTGATGCGGAGATTGCCGCGGCCAAAGCTGCTTACCAAGCGAGCTATGATCAGTATATCAAACTCCAAAAAGAGCTGAATGATTTGCAAGAAACGAGTAAGCAAGCGCTTCAAATGCTGGATTTATACCGATTCCAAATTGATGAAATCTTAGCGGCCAAGCTGAAAATCGGTGAAGATGAAGCTTTGGCTGAAGAAAAAAGAAAGCTCGCTAACGCAGAGAAGCTGTATCAAAGTTCGTCAGAGGCTTACGATTTCTTGTATGCCACGAATAAGGGTTTGGATGCCGCGGGGAAGGCCATATCACGACTTCAGGATATCGTTCAGCTTGATCCAGCGAAACTAAGCCCACTGCTTGAGCAGGCACAGTCTGCCTTTTATCAAATGGAGGACGCTGCTTACCAGCTTCGCGATTATCGCGATGGCATTGAATTTAATCCGGCACGATTGGATTTCATCGAACAACGATTAGACAGCATTACGACGCTTCGCCGCAAATATGGAGAAAATATTAAAGAAATTTTGGCCTATTTGGATAAGATCAAAGATGAAGTGGACACAATTGAGAATAAAGATGAGAACATTCGCAAATTAGAGGAACAGCTGACGAGTGTTGAGAAGCAGCTTGGAATTCATGCGCTGGATTTATCCAATTTACGCAAAGGCATTGCCAACGATCTTTCTGTACAAATTGAGCACGAACTTCGCGATCTCCAGATGGAACGAACGCAGTTCCGTGTGCAAATTGCTCATATCATCGATGATCGCGGTATTGAAGTCGACGGGAACAAAGTCCGCTATTCACGTCAGGGTATCGATCAAGTGGAGTTTCTCATGGCTCCAAATCCAGGCGAGCCGCTAAGAGGATTAAGCAAAATCGCTTCAGGCGGGGAGTTGTCTCGGATCATGTTGGCGATGAAAGCGATCTTTGCTCGCATTGACCAAATTCCTGTTCTTGTTTTTGACGAAGTTGATACGGGAGTAAGCGGACGCGCGGCACAAGCGATTGCTGAGAAAATGTCCGTATTATCGCGAAGCTGCCAAGTTTTCTCGATTACGCATTTGCCTCAAGTTGCGAGCTTCGCTGATGTGCATTTCTACATTCGCAAAGAAGTGGATCAAGAGCGCACCTTTACAAAGGTTCATGATATGCCAGAAACGGGTCGGATTGAGGAACTGGCACGTATGCTTGGGGGCGTAGAAGTTACGGAAACGACCCTTCACCATGCGGGAGAAATGCTTGCCATGGCAAATAATAAGAAAGCAAGGGTTTGA
- the ahrC gene encoding transcriptional regulator AhrC/ArgR: protein MKGQRHVKIREIITNHEIETQDELVEELRAAGFHVTQATVSRDIKELHLIKVPLDDGRYKYSMPADQRFNPMQRLRRALSDHFVSIDYTNNLVVMKCLPGTANTICALVDNLEWHGVMGTICGDDTILVICREKENSVTFVDEMMSLLS, encoded by the coding sequence ATGAAAGGTCAAAGACATGTAAAAATCAGAGAAATTATTACGAATCATGAAATCGAAACGCAGGACGAGCTTGTAGAAGAACTGCGCGCGGCTGGATTTCATGTTACACAAGCGACCGTTTCCAGGGATATCAAAGAGCTGCATTTGATCAAGGTGCCGTTGGACGACGGTAGATATAAGTATTCCATGCCTGCTGATCAGCGTTTTAATCCAATGCAAAGACTTCGCAGAGCGCTCAGTGACCATTTCGTCAGTATCGACTATACGAATAATTTGGTTGTGATGAAATGCTTGCCTGGCACAGCGAATACGATTTGCGCGCTAGTCGACAATTTGGAGTGGCATGGCGTGATGGGTACCATTTGCGGGGACGATACAATACTGGTTATTTGTCGCGAGAAAGAGAATAGCGTTACCTTTGTGGATGAAATGATGTCTTTATTATCTTAA
- a CDS encoding TlyA family RNA methyltransferase, giving the protein MSSDKERLDLLLLEQGYFESREKAKAAIMAGLVFADEEPVDKAGMKISRKAILKVKGAIHPYVSRGGLKLEKALKQFEIDLQGAVMLDIGASTGGFTDCALQNGAASVYAVDVGYNQLDWSLRNDERVHVMERTNFRYTKLEDLIGPKPTFASIDVSFISLRIILPPLKEILGNEGHVVALIKPQFEAGREKVGKSGVVRDTDVHIDVLTTVLSFAEELGFRLKGLTYSPITGGEGNIEFLAYWSSHVEEESLAAASSLQAIVAETVKASQKLHGK; this is encoded by the coding sequence ATGTCATCTGATAAAGAACGATTAGACTTACTTCTGCTGGAGCAGGGCTATTTCGAGAGCAGGGAAAAAGCAAAGGCCGCCATCATGGCAGGCCTTGTTTTTGCGGATGAAGAGCCGGTTGATAAAGCAGGTATGAAAATTAGTCGCAAGGCTATTCTGAAAGTAAAAGGCGCGATTCATCCTTATGTTAGTCGCGGCGGCCTTAAGCTGGAGAAAGCGTTAAAGCAATTCGAGATCGACCTGCAAGGTGCAGTTATGTTGGATATTGGCGCTTCAACAGGCGGATTTACAGATTGTGCACTGCAAAATGGCGCAGCTTCTGTTTACGCGGTAGACGTCGGTTACAACCAATTAGATTGGTCGCTGCGCAATGATGAGCGTGTCCATGTCATGGAACGCACGAATTTCCGTTATACGAAATTAGAAGATTTGATTGGTCCTAAACCGACGTTTGCGAGCATTGATGTTTCTTTCATATCACTGCGGATCATACTGCCCCCATTGAAAGAGATTTTAGGAAATGAAGGTCATGTCGTTGCTCTGATTAAGCCGCAATTCGAAGCGGGACGAGAGAAAGTGGGCAAATCGGGCGTAGTCCGCGATACAGATGTCCATATCGATGTCCTGACAACCGTCCTTTCTTTTGCAGAGGAGCTAGGCTTCCGTTTAAAAGGTCTTACGTATTCCCCTATCACAGGTGGAGAAGGTAATATCGAGTTTCTTGCATATTGGAGTAGTCATGTCGAAGAAGAGTCGTTGGCCGCGGCATCATCCCTGCAAGCGATTGTGGCGGAAACAGTGAAAGCATCACAGAAATTGCACGGAAAATAA